The nucleotide window ACCCCCTTCCACTCACCCCCAGGGGCAGGCGATGTCCCCGAGGGAACAGAGGTCTCTGGTCCCGTCTTAAGCTCTGCTGGGTCCCCGTGACATCACCGGCCCCCCtagctgctactgctgctgctgctgctgctgctgctgctgtgagtTCTGAGCTGGGTGCTGGGGCCGGGCCGGCACCAGGCACAGACACTTCGGCCCTTGTTGGGAGAACAGAGAGAGGCTCTCTTGTCCGCGGCCTGACCCTCCGGCTCCAACTGCTGGTTCTTTCAGTGGCCTCTCCTCAGGCTGCGCAGGTAcgtggggctggggggccagggcCTGGCGAAGGGGTCTGCAGGGTCAGCCCGCAAGGGGGTGTGGCAGGCTGTGGGCCCTCTGGGGGCCACAGACCATGGGCACTGCCTGAAGCCAGGCTGCACTTCCTCCTCAGGCAGTTCTGCAGCTCATTCTCTCAGGACGCCACAGGCCTGGGCCTCTTGGAGCAGCCGGGGATGGGGGATTCCCTCCTTTTCCCTGTGTCACTTTGCCAGCACCTGAGAAGGCCATGGGGTGGTTGCTCTAGGATCCTCCCTTGGAAAGATGGGTGGTTTTTACCCCGAGAGGCGAGGCTGCAGCCCAGGCTCCACAGCAGGTCAAGGCTGCGGTCTTGGAATGTACGGTAACCACAGCCTCCATGAGCAACTGGCTTACTGGGTTCTTAGGTGGGATCTCAGTTCTTAGCCTTGGCCTTCCAAGCAGGAGTGTGCTGTAGGTATCCTGAGCCAGGGCCTGGACACACCAGCCTCCTTCACCCTGCAGGCCAGGAGCAGGAGAGACACTGTGCTCCTTGCTGCGTAGACCAGCTGGTCACACTTTTTTACTGTTGGATCTCACACAGACACTAGCCAGGCTTGGGTCATCTCTTCATGGCTCTGACCCAAGGCTTCAGGGCAGCTGCCATTCCAGGAGCATTAAGTGGAAGTCCTTGTGGCGGGGAGATAATAGTCAGTACAACACGGATCCCAGCTCAGGGCTATCCACAGGAATTCAAGGTTGCAATATGCCTGTCTGGGAGCCTGTGGAGCCCAACCTCCCAGCCCTGGACCTCCCGAGCTGCCCTGGCTCACAGGGGTTTTGCTGTCCTGGCTGTCCCCAACCCTTGAAAAGATTCAACCTGGGAGGGATACTCCTGGCCATGCTGGCTGGTTCTCTCTTGAGATGTTTGATTAGAGAGGTTGGGTCCAAGGTGTGCCAGTTCTTGTCCCATGCAGGGGTCACTGGCCTTGGGTAGGAGATGTGCAGACCGTGGCAGGTgcacggggttgggggggggcagagagtgCAGGAGTGTGTCTAAAGCCCTTCCTTCCCCAACAGCAGCTCTCTCGTGACTGGTCCCCCTTGTGTCCCTACAGCTCACCTGATCACTGTTACAGAATGGACTCTAGCCGGGCAGGGACCCCTAGCCCTCAGGTGAGTGggtctccttcccccacccaccaccagggGGCTCACTTCCTCCACCAGGGGAAATCTGGAAGCACAGGCCAGCCTGGTGGGCCCACCTAGAACAGGATTTGAGGGCGGACAGGGATAGGGGTGACCCTGAGCTCATGGAAGTGGGCCAGTGGGCCATTTGTAGGGTAAACAGGGCACAGAGTTGGGCAAGAACTTCAAGAAAATGGGGTGTTAGGAGAAGCAGATGAGACAGTGGATGTTTGGGTAGGTTGGTAgacaggtggaaggaaggaaggaggaagcagaCAGGCTAGTAGAGAAAGGAGCAGGACCCAGGCCAGGGGATAGGGGGCTGCCGAGGATCCTAACACACATTACTGCTGATCTTTActaacttttctgtaaatgtcTTTAGCCCTCAAGGGCCAATGGGAACATCAACCTGGGACCTTCAGCCAACCCAAAGTGAGTTCTGGTCTCTCACACAACttccctccctggctcccctcATACCTGGCTCCCCTCTCCTTAGGAATAAAATCCAagttctctgctctctgccaccTAGGACCCAGGACGGTCTCCCAACTTTATCTCCCACTAATTCCTCCCCCCTTTACTCATGCTGAACCACATGCCTGAAATGCTCCTCCAAAGTCTGCATTGTTAGTGTTCCCCACGCTTCAGGCCCTTCTCAGGCTTGGGGGCCAGATCTCTTGCCTTCTTATGCAATTGTGTCTTGTCTTCTCCCCAAGTTGCCCGTTGGTTACTCAACTGTGGatccccaggggcaggggcctgtCCTACAAGCCCTCTTGGCTGGGAGAACATGGCATGCTTCAGTGGTGGTGAGGAGGCTTGTTTCTTGGAAagctccctctcttccccagctTCAAAGTTAAACAGAAGCCTGGATTTGCTCTCGGGAGCCAGGTTTCTCAAGTTCACAAATGCTGACCTGTGTTCTTACCCCTTCCCTGCAGTGCCCGGCCCACCGACTTTGACTTCCTGAAAGTCATTGGCAAAGGGAGCTACGGGAAGGTGAGTGACACAGTGAGGTTGGGAGGTCTGGATCTTCCCTTCTCTGGCCTCCTCTACCCCTTGCCTGTCACTGGCATGTGCAAAGTGGGATCTCACAACCTGTGAAACCATGAATGCAGGGCAGAGCTAGGGGCTGATTGAGAAATCCGAACCTCAGAGGAGTTGTCCCCTATGGGGCCTTGCATTTgtgcttctgctcaggtcctacTGGCCAAACGCAAGTCTGATGGGATGTTCTACGCAGTGAAGGTGCTGCAGAAAAAGTCcatcttaaagaagaaagaggTACCAGAGTTTATGCTCAGGCATTTCCCCTCTTGCTTCTCGACACCAGCCTAAGGTGGTTTCCCAACTCTGAAGGACCCCTGGAGCCAGGTGTCACAGTGGTCATAGCAGAAAGCCAGGGGCAGCTCACCATAGCTGAGCCTTCTCAAGAAACTGGGCCAACCAGCTCACCCACTGGGCCTTTGGGAGGGCCCCATCCCAGCCTTCTGCCTTCCCCTGGAAAATTCAGGATTCTGTGGCAGATAAACCCTCTGCCCTTTCTAGCTGCCAGCCTCCCTTGTCTGTGTGGTGTTGGAGGAACACTTCATACTCTCCAAAGGCCCCTCAAGCCACAGCCATGCTGGAGTTCTAGATTCTTCAGCTGACTTGAGTCTCTTTAATTCCAACcccctgggtggggagggtgggataGAGCAGGTCctgagagagaaatgaatatCAATCAGAGGACTCAGGCTAGGGAATTAATGTTAACAAGGACATCATGAGGGAAGATAGGGAACGTCTTTATGAAGGAGGTGGCGTGGCAGCTGGCCTTGAATGTAGGGCATCCAGTCAGGAAATACAGTATGAACAAAAGCACGAATGTAGCTCCTTTTATGCAGTAATCACATATGCTTTTCTTATCACTCCGGGGGTTTCTAACAGAGGTTCCTGACCTGGGGGCCAGAGCTGAATCTCCATGGCTGGGGATGAGGCTGACCATTCACTGTCCTAgccactgggcaaggagcctggcTCTGAGGGCAATAAGGAGACACAGTGGGTATTTGGGCAGGGGCACAAGAAGGTCCTGAACAAGGCACAGCCCCCACAAGTGAGGCCATGTGGGCTGTGCCAGGGTAAAAGGGGCTGTCGCAGGTTGTGATGTGGGCCCCTGCCTATGACTCCACAGCAGAACCACATCATGGCCGAGCGCAGTGTGCTGCTGAAGAACGTACAGCACCCCTTCCTTGTGGGCCTGCGTTACTCCTTCCAGACGCCTGAGAAGCTCTACTTCGTTCTCGACTATGTCAACGGGGGAGAGGTGGGTGGACCCATAGGGAGGCTCCCCTGAACTGGCTCTTCCATGCCCATTGTGTGCCAGGTTCTGGATTGATCGCACCTCATCCTCACAACAGACCCATTTTGTAGCTGAAACACCAAGGCTCAGGAGGTAACTCACTTGCTTGAGGCTATCCAGCCTGTACCtgacagagccaagatttgaataCAAGTCCATTTGGCTCCCGGCCACAACATTTCTTGACTGCCCCCCACGCAAAGCTGCCCAGACTCACTTCAGTGCACGTGGGCAAGGTCAGTATTAGTGGAGCTCTGCAGTCAAGATTTCCAATGCTCCCATTTTATACCATTGGGTAGGGATGATGGGTCCCTGTGGTAGAGACCTGAGGCCTCCCGCTGACTAGAAGCACAAGGGGGATAAGCTGGGTCCCACTCTGGAAttcactctgtctctctgggCAAGTGACCACAGATTGAACTCATGTGACCTCGTGACATTTGGCCTGATGCCAAGAGGGGAGTTTTTGCTCTGGATCCCTAAGTCCCCTGGTAGAGGTAAAGGCCTTCCCAAGGATAAGAAAATAGACCAAAACAATTGGCCCACTGGCAGATCAAGGCTGGGCTCGGTTTGACAACTATGAGCATCTTATTGCCCAGGTGGGCAAAACACATCATTGAATGACCGGGGTTCAAATGGCAGCTCTGCCAGTTATGAGCTatatggccttgggcaagtcacctggCCCCTCCCAGTTTCTTCTTACGTGAAACTGGCATCATATTTGATACCTTAGAGGtagtcatgaggattaaatgatataagAGATATGAAAGGGTCTGCTTCGAGCCTGGAACCCAGTAGCTGCTCAACCCATGCAAATCAATCTCTCCTGCTAACACTTTGGACACCCACAACTGCTCTGTAGGGTGTGGGACAGCatccccccccctcttttttaaagtaggctccacacctagcacagagctcaatgtggggcttgaactcacaatcccaagatcaaggcttgagctaagatcaagagtcagagactttaaaaaaaaaaaaaaagagaggcttAACCGCCTGAGCTCCCCAGGTACCCCAAGCATGATCTTCCCATCTGAGTACACTGCAGCTCAGAGAGGGGGTGACTTGGCCAGCTGCCCCATATCCTGCACTCCGGGAGCTGGAGTGCCCCACCTTGAGACCCTCTCTTATACACCTCCCCCCTTCCAGCTGTTCTTCCACCTGCAGCGGGAGCGCCGGTTCCTGGAGCCCCGGGCCCGGTTCTACGCTGCTGAGGTGGCCAGCGCCATCGGCTACCTGCACTCCCTCAACGTCATTTACAGGTGAGGCCCACCTGTGGCTCAGAGCCAGGCCTGGCCCTTTGCCACAAATGCCAGGGGTTGTGCAGACCTCTAGGTCCTGGTGAACTTGGTCCTTCGTCTGAGGAGGACAGCCCAGCAGTGGGAGCAGAGTGGGAGCTTCCTTTCTGGGATCGAGCGCCCATTCTCCCTGGGCTCTCCCTCTACATTTCTGTGAGCCTCCATGAATAGTCCTCctgccaggaccccgggttctCGCTCTTCTCACTAAGTGGCTGAGACAGCACAGtggtcttttctcttgttttctgcaGAGACCTAAAACCAGAGAACATTCTCTTGGACTGCCAGGTtggtgtatgtgtatgcatggcTGCACGTATGTGCTATGTGCTTATGAGTGTGAGTGTGTAAGCATTGTACATGCATGCATATGGGTAGGGATGCATTCAAATATGCGTGTGCCCATGtgcccatgcacacacatgtaaatGTATATCATGTgcccatgtgtgtgcatgtgtgtgtatacgaggtctgtgggggaggggtggaggcaaGTGGACGCTCTTGGACTTTGTAGTCTCTCCATGTCTTACACTGGGTTCCCTGGAAACAGATGGGGTGTTGAGTGCAGATGGTTATTGGGGAATACTCTTAAAAGATCCAGTTTAAGGGGGTGAGGAGGCAGGATTCGGCAGAGGAGGGAGCCCACCTGCATCGCGGTTGCAAATGAGGAGGCCTCAGCTGATCTTCCAGGGATGAGGAGGGCTCAAGCTGGGATGACTCTTCAGAACTGTTCCAAATTGAGGCAAGGAAGTGAGGCTTTTGTGCCCTCGCATTGACCTGTCCTTGGTCGTGGATTGCCCCTTGGGAGGGGCGTAATTTTGAGTGAGGGTAATGTCCCAGAAGTGGGGGGATGGACATGACAGCTCCTAAAGAGGGGATCTGAGCAGAGCCCCACAGTATCCACTCACTCCACGACCTCTACCAGCCACCCTCCTGCTCAGCTGCCACGAGATATGGTGCTTTCTAAAATATCAGCCCTCTGTCAAGGGAGCCATCACCACCAGGGCACTCCAGCAAGGACATTCATGGAGCTGCCACTGTTGTAGGGCATGGGTCTGAGTCTGTGATaagctgggggggggtggggggtggggcagacagTGGAATGCCCTCTCCCCACCTTGTCATTTGTTCTGCTCCTGGCTTCCCATCTAGGAGCTAGAGGTCTCTTAAGTGGAGCCTATAGCCTGTGCCAAAGGCCTAAGGCTCCACAGATGCTGCCCTGGAGTGTGGCATCTGGGCTTTGGGGTTAGCCCTGGCCATACCTTTAGCTTAGACCACCCTCCAGCCCCCGCCCACCCTCCTCTGCAGGGACACGTGGTACTGACGGACTTTGGCCTCTGCAAGGAGGGTGTAGAGCCTGAGGAGACCACATCCACGTTCTGTGGCACCCCTGAGGTAAGCCAAACCTTGTaggagaggtcagaggtcaggccATGAGTGGTTGAGCTTCACCTCCTGCTTAGAGCCAACCCCTTACACCAGTGTCGGGGAGGCTCACTCCGGTCCCCCAAGCCCTTGCCCTGAGCTGGCTGTGCACTctaccttggttttctcatctgtgtaaTGGGGGCAGCAGCTCTGGGGGCTGGTGCCAGCCAGCAGCTGGTAAAGCTCTGCAGCAATGCAAtcctatagaaatagaaatagtcaTTCCGACCATATATTCAATGTAAAATTTCCCAGCAGCCAcatataaaaagtgaaaagagggacatctgggtagctcactggttgagcaattgccttcagctcagggcatgatcccaggcccggggatggagtcccacatcgggctccctgtgaggaaactgcttctccctctatgtctccacctctctctctctctctgtctctcatgaataaataaataaaatcttaaaaaaaaaaaagtaaaaggaaacaggTGGAATgcattttagtaatatattttaactatctcaatatatacaaatattgtcatttcttttttttttaagattttttattttatttattcatgagagacagagagaaagagagagagagagaggcagagacacaggcagagggagaagcaggccccatgcagggagcccgatgtggggactcgatcctgaggctccaggatcacacccctggctgaaggtggcgctaaactgctgagccacctgggctgcccaaaatattgtcatttcaacatacaatcaatataaaattattgagatagtttagtctttttttctaattaagtctttgaaatccagagcatattttatacttataattCACCTCAGCTGAGATCAATCTCACTTCAAGTGTTCAGTAGACACCTGTGATGaatggctgccatattggacagcCTGCCCTACAGGGTGAAGTTCATGTGCAACAGAAGGGGTTGGCCTGACAGTTAAGATGAGGGCTTGCAAGTGTAAAATACTGGTTCACTCCCCTCTTCCAGTTGCCAAGAGCCTGGAGGGCTAAAATGTGTGGGTCTCAGCAGTAATTCATACATGTCTCTGTGTCCTTCCAAGACCTCCCTGTAGCCTTGTGGTTAAAACCTTTCCTTGGACTCCCATCAGTGTCGACTCTTGGACCTTGGACTCAAAGGGTTCCCAGTTCACAGATatctgggtgggggctgggaggcagaggtTGCAGGACTGGGAAGCTGCTCCTGATCTGGCTTAAGACAGGACTTTTAGCTGCTCTCTTCTCCATACATTTGAAAATCTGGATCTCAGATCTCAGCTGGGGCTCCTCCATCTGATTTTGGGATGGACAGGTGATCTCTCTGAGCAGGAGCCATTGTCTATGTCTGTGTATGGCAGGGTGTCCGCTGGACAGAGCTGGTGTCCCAAAACCTGACAGCCCAGCCATCCCTTCCTTGGGCATTGCCGGGGGCGAGGAGTGGGGCATATGACACTCTGGATTATGTAGGAGACATATGTCCCCAACATGTCAGCTCTTCAATAACTCAGCTCCTGTCATGCCAGGAAGCACAGACAAGAGTACCCATGGCTGCTCCCATTGCTCCAGGCCTACACACATATTACAATCACATAGGTTAGCACATAGACTTAATATAGCCCCCAGGGAGGGATCCTGCAACCCCATTTTATGGGGGAGGAAATCAAGGTCCTGGAAGGTCATatgagccctacatagggctcagGTCTAGGTAACTTCCTGCCCTTCTTCAGACCTACAGAGTCTCTCAAAATGACTACTTTCCTCAGTGGCAGAGATGCCAGACTCAGGGGTCGCCAAGCCATTGGGTTTGGCAGAAGCACAGGTCTGCCTCAGGTCCTCTTTTTGTTGGAAGGCACAGCTCTGTGGCATGCATTCATGTGTCATTATGAACTCAGGTGTCACTGTCTTTCCTGATTCCTGATTCCCTATCCATTTCTGTTACTGAGCTTTCCAGTACAAGTATGTGCCACATTTGCTTTCACTTCACCATTAGTCTCCCCAGTACACTGTGAGTACTCAGAGGGCTTTCCTGTTCCCAGGATACCAATTGGATGCTTTTGTCCAAATTAGATAAAGGTACTCCCTTGGGCACATTAAGTAGAAAAAGTTACTCTATTAAACATGAATAAAGTTGCCAGATATAGCCCTATACTAGGGTTATGGCTTGGTGAGTTGATCACAGCCAGGCTTGCATCTCCCTATATCCTTTTGGCTggtacttttttttgttgttgttttaagatttcatttgtttattcacgagagagagagaagagagagagagagagagaggcagagacacaggcagagggagaagcaggctccatgcagggagcccgacgtgggactccatcccaggtctccaggatcacaccctgggctgcaggtggcactaaactgctataccgccagggctgccctggctggTACTTTTGTATGGTGCACAACATATACAACTGTACAAGGCAGTCCTGCTTGATCTCCCCTATGTCCCCAGCACATTGGCAAAGGGTCATGCACAGAGCAGGCCTTTACAAATGGATGCTGATTGAACATATGCACAGCCAAGTGAATATCACAGCAGAATAAACCCCTGGTGATCTTTTCTTCTGAGTGCCCTGTTTATAAATGGGAAGACTGAGGCTGAGTGTCTTTCAGATAAGTGTGTTTCTCCACAACAGTACTTGGCCCCAGAAGTGCTTCGTAAAGAGCCTTATGATCGGGCGGTGGACTGGTGGTGCTTGGGGGCAGTTCTCTACGAGATGCTGCAAGGCCTGGTGAGTGGGGTGTGGCCATCTGCAAGGGACATGTGGCTCTAGGAAGAGATGGGGGTGGATCTCTCCCTTGTGTGGCCTCCTCAGACTCCTCAAGGAACTGAATGAGCCATTTCTCTACCCCAAGCTCAAAAAGATGATGTGAggattatgtatatttttaaaataatgttagtTCAGCTTTACAACACACCATCTCATATGTTACTCCTCTGACACCTAGAAATGGCTTTTGGAGGCTACCACTATGGGGAATGGAGTTGTTCTTATTTACCGAGAGGGAAACTGATGCCCAGAAAGGCCTCAGTGCTGGTAGTCCTGGGCTGCCTGCTGAGTCAGAGGTTTGTTAGACTCACCGCAGCATAGGTGTTGCTCTGGGGTGGCTTTGCCAACAGAGTGTGGGGGGTATGAGAGAACAGGCTCTGTGgagtcaggaaaaagaaaagccagaggaAGAGGTGGGATGAAGAGCCTCAGGAAAGAGTGGGCTCTGGGCATGGTTTGCGGCCTGGTTCTCTTCCTGGCCATGTGGCTTAATCCCTCTGAGCCTTGTCTTATCCAACAAATTACTGCCCGTCTTTGAGGACAACTGGGAGGCTGGGCTAGAATGGTGACGGGAAAAGTGTTTACTTTGTAAAGTGATGAGTTGGTGCCCAAGCTGGGTTaagaggggtgggagaggggatgcTCCTGGGAGGTCCCTTCTCAGCCTTCCCAGCAGCCCTCTCCCGGGTGCCGGAAGCcaaggtctctgtctctctccagtcTGCAGTGTGAACCATTGCACAAGATGCCGTCTGGCCGAATCTTCCATTACCTGGCTTTGCTCCCAAGTCTCCCTGAGACCTTTCTCCCCTTTAGCATGAATGAgcctccagcttctctctctctctctcatcagcCACCATTCTACAGCCAAGACGTGTCCCAGATGTATGAGAACATTCTGTACCAGCCACTACAGATCCCCGGGGGCCAGACTGTGGCTGCCTGCGACCTCCTGCAAGGCCTTCTCCACAAGGACCAGAGGCAGCGGCTGGGCTCCAAATCAGACTTTGTAGGTGAACTGGCAGTGGAGCCCTGGTCCCTGATGGGGGCGCTCTGCTTCCTGCAGCCGTAGCTTAGAGGCACAGTGATGTGTATCCCCCTGCCCTCTAAAACCAGGCATTGCTAGCTCCTTTACTTAGAAATTCGCAGCTGCTACTGCTTAATTACTGCCTTCAATCTAATTCTTTTATTCgaccaatatttactgagcaaggCACTGAGCTGGGTTCTAGCAATTCAATGCACTGGGTCTTTGTCCTTATTAAGTTGATTGGGGGAGGACAGTCAACAAATattatggtatataatttttGCAGGTATCAAGAAATAAGTGAACAATGAGCCAAAATAGACAATAATGGGAGGGAGTCAATTTACAGTGGTGTGGTGAGGGAGGTCCGCTCTGAGGAGATGACAATGCGGGGACACAGCATGTGCAAAAGCCCTGCGGCAGGAATAAGAAGAGTGGTACATTTTGGCAGATTTTGAGCAGGGATGTGGCAAGACCCAATTTCAGTCTGAAGAAGTTCCTCTGGTTTCTGTGCAGAGAGAGGACTGGACTTGTTTTTTGCCAGCACCAGGTTGGGCATTTGGGACATAAGAGATGAATAATTCGCTGTCCATTCCTGTAATGAgttcatgattttataaaaattaaagtagcacttgaaaaataatcttacattcactatttacatttgaatttatAAAAGGAAGACCGTAATACGTTTCTCCCTGGAAGTTAGCTTTCTCTTCTTGTAGAGTGGCTGTGATGTACAGACTATGAGACAGACTACCTAGGTTCAGATCCTTCCTCCACCTTACTAGTCCTTCCTAGTTGTAGAAATTTGGGCAAATTGTATAACCTCTGTAAGCTTCAGTATGTCCTCTGTAATAATAGCACCTGGCTCACAGCTGCCATAAAGATCACatgaattaatatatgcaaaacacttaggccagtgcctggcacatagtaagtgcttttTAAGTGCTTGTGCCTACAGCCCCGCATGCCAGAAACCATGAAGTATAACAACATTTGGCACATCCAATGCATCCCTGGCCAGCTTAAAGAGGGGAACTTTCATGAACACTAGtccccttctaaaaaaaaaaaaaaaaaaaaaaaaaaagactaatccCCTTCTTCCAAGTGGAAATTTGCATCTCAAAAACATATGTATGGTTTTTCAAATAAGATATACATTCCTATAGATCAAAATTCAAGGGATATTAAGAAAAAGTTCCTCTAGTCACTCAGATCCTTAATGTAGAGGCAACCAGTGTTATCCATTTCTTGGATACTCAAGATATTTTGGATCTGGCTTTTCAACAAGCGCTCAGGACATGGAGGGTGGTGGTTATGATGTAGGGAGCTAGGGAATAATTCCTTGCAAAACACAGATAGAGGGTCCTGCTGGAATAGGAGGAACTTGATGCTGACATTGGCTTAGATTAGGAAAGAAGTAGTgaatcaggcccagggctgagtCCTAAATTTTGGGTCTCCAGGAACCTATAGCTCTTCTTGGAGGTTTACTTCCCTTATCTTCCTTATTGAGTTGATGTGGTCTATTTCTCTGGTTTGAATTCCAGAAGAATTAAGATGCActgaggcaggtgggtggggtggggagatccCCTGGGAACCTCAAAGGCAGGTTCTGCTATCTTCTTCACTGGTATGCCACCAAAGTGTCCCATGGTGTTGGTAAAGAATGGGCGCTCAGTAAATAgttgaggaataaatgaatgctaTGGGGAAGAAGGGCTTGGGTTCTAGGTGATGGAGAAGGGAAGAGCCCTGGCTGTAGAACAGCTCTTTGTTCCAAGAAACCAGCTGGGAGTACTTTCCTAGTAAAGGTTTGAGGGCTTGACAGCCAGTTGGCAGTACAGTTGGAGCTCGCAGACATTGGGGTCAGGGGGTGAAGAGGTGGGGAGGAGTGTTATGAGAGGGCTCCTTGTGATCAGCACCTTCTTCCAACAGCTTGAGATAAAGAACCATGTATTCTTCAGCCCCATAAACTGGGATGATTTGTACCACAAGAGGCTGACTCCACCCTTCAACCCAAACGTGGTAAGACGTCACTCACTGTGTACCAGATTCTGGATTTCCGGGGCTGGTGGAAGCTTGGAGGGGATCTGGGCCAACTCTCTTTCTACAGGTGGGAAAACCAAGGGCCACATGGTAAGCTGGAGGCAGAATGGGGTCTAGATCCCAGAAGTCCTGACTGCCAGTCCAGCTCTGTGTGATGAGCCATGCTGCCGGCCACCCCCTTCATTTTTAGCACCAATAACCCTTATTGCAGAGTCCTTTACACTCTTTAAAGCACtccctggggacacctggctggctcaggcagtggagcaggagactcttgatctcagagttttatttatttttaaagattttatttattcatgaaaaacacagagagaggcagagacataggcagagggagaagcaggctccatgcagggatcctgacgtgggacttgattctgagactccaggatcacaccctgggccgaaggcaggtgctaaaccactgagccacccagggatcccctataagtATCATTTTAAATGGCTATATAATATTTCAATCCTCTGTGTCAGTGACATAATTTATTCAATCATGCTCCTAATGGTGCACTTTAGGTTATTACCGTTCTTTCTTTATCATAAAAGTACTAATGAACACCTTTAAATGTGTATCTTTGCCCAGagttctgattatttccttaagatgGATCCCAGGTAGGGAATTACCAGGTCTAAGAATGTGAgcatttttagtttagttttttttttttttcaactttaagtactctccacacccagtgtgggacttgaactcaagaccctggggtcaagagtccccccccccgccacggactgagccagccaggcactccctaGGCTCTTGATTCCTGCCTTAACTGTGTGGTGAGGAGTAAAATCAACTTCCTGCCAGCagggtctgctggagatttttcaTCTTCCTCTCTGCAACCTGTGCAGTTGTTACTGTTTGTAACTGCAAATTTTTTAGGTAAAAAATGGCATCTCATAtagtcttctatttcttctatggTGAAGGTGGTTAGTGTTTAATAAGTGGTGTTAATGAGTGCTAATATTAATTAGCAGTGGGAGTATATGCATGAAAGGAGCCCCCTTTG belongs to Canis lupus familiaris isolate Mischka breed German Shepherd chromosome 24, alternate assembly UU_Cfam_GSD_1.0, whole genome shotgun sequence and includes:
- the SGK2 gene encoding serine/threonine-protein kinase Sgk2 isoform X10, with amino-acid sequence MDSSRAGTPSPQPSRANGNINLGPSANPNARPTDFDFLKVIGKGSYGKVLLAKRKSDGMFYAVKVLQKKSILKKKENHIMAERSVLLKNVQHPFLVGLRYSFQTPEKLYFVLDYVNGGELFFHLQRERRFLEPRARFYAAEVASAIGYLHSLNVIYRDLKPENILLDCQGHVVLTDFGLCKEGVEPEETTSTFCGTPEYLAPEVLRKEPYDRAVDWWCLGAVLYEMLQGLPPFYSQDVSQMYENILYQPLQIPGGQTVAACDLLQGLLHKDQRQRLGSKSDFLEIKNHVFFSPINWDDLYHKRLTPPFNPNVAGPADLKHFDPEFTQEAVSKSIGCTPDTVAGSSGTSSAFLGFSYAPEDEAILDY
- the SGK2 gene encoding serine/threonine-protein kinase Sgk2 isoform X9, which produces MDSSRAGTPSPQPSRANGNINLGPSANPNARPTDFDFLKVIGKGSYGKVLLAKRKSDGMFYAVKVLQKKSILKKKEQNHIMAERSVLLKNVQHPFLVGLRYSFQTPEKLYFVLDYVNGGELFFHLQRERRFLEPRARFYAAEVASAIGYLHSLNVIYRDLKPENILLDCQGHVVLTDFGLCKEGVEPEETTSTFCGTPEYLAPEVLRKEPYDRAVDWWCLGAVLYEMLQGLPPFYSQDVSQMYENILYQPLQIPGGQTVAACDLLQGLLHKDQRQRLGSKSDFLEIKNHVFFSPINWDDLYHKRLTPPFNPNVAGPADLKHFDPEFTQEAVSKSIGCTPDTVAGSSGTSSAFLGFSYAPEDEAILDY
- the SGK2 gene encoding serine/threonine-protein kinase Sgk2 isoform X11 translates to MFYAVKVLQKKSILKKKEQNHIMAERSVLLKNVQHPFLVGLRYSFQTPEKLYFVLDYVNGGELFFHLQRERRFLEPRARFYAAEVASAIGYLHSLNVIYRDLKPENILLDCQGHVVLTDFGLCKEGVEPEETTSTFCGTPEYLAPEVLRKEPYDRAVDWWCLGAVLYEMLQGLPPFYSQDVSQMYENILYQPLQIPGGQTVAACDLLQGLLHKDQRQRLGSKSDFLEIKNHVFFSPINWDDLYHKRLTPPFNPNVAGPADLKHFDPEFTQEAVSKSIGCTPDTVAGSSGTSSAFLGFSYAPEDEAILDY